From the genome of Eucalyptus grandis isolate ANBG69807.140 chromosome 2, ASM1654582v1, whole genome shotgun sequence, one region includes:
- the LOC104428112 gene encoding uncharacterized protein LOC104428112 — protein MAAPSAVATSPLNRNKEAQSSLLTGKASAIAETLNRGSPKDAVVIGVREDEAERAKGYDLTFVPPSCEDDVSVVDVPEEVLDVVDPKWHECLVGYYVGRSLPFQLTEHTLKLYWGPKLIEVFADDQGFFFFRIPDPEFRRKILEDGPITVARIAPAISAIASTVGKPLFVDQRTEQTQRISFARVCVELQVNQPRIPSASLFSWSEGGARPATAAALKSLPSTSTRRAQSGLRALIKVDAPDSTVEEDPISHPDADLGSGAELNGSINHLDSSDDDLLLPCLSPKVPPTRSGEETTQDKLLALSPVPPPPSARAAPLPSRRKTPKRRQAEIRNLIILNHLCCIGLVETKVPQDRFNSISEGLLRDWCWIANYDFSPKGRIWVGWDPVRVKFEAFSVTKQAIHGNFESLVSGVACCVFFIYGEHSFSLRRPLWEDIILRSIHLRDTPWLVLGDFNAIKDPSDCVGGSEDWLPCFEEFGQCLEQAELEDLRFVGFRYTWITSSGPSRKARKIDRVLVNAKWSLDLSYSEASFLAPGISDHSPMVVKVLNPTHRRKPFKSFDFWMKHPEFNEIVSQVWDAPGGGVPMYRFVSKLKALKCRLKQLNRDSFSNISAKTLNARKMLEATQADLQLNPFSTDLTKMEKNQRRIFAELHSSKESFFKQKSRVRWLREGDRNTKFFHQYINKRHLRNKVLSILDSSGNLPVTKLEIRDTIFSLPKGKAPGLDGFIAEFFKENWDTVGPLVTAAVMDFFTSGKLLREINNTILVMVPKVLNATSVEDYRPIACCNTIYKCITKVLANRVALALKSTIGPFQTAFVKGRRIKDNILLAQKLFSSFHLEPYLLKCAIKVDFRKAYDTVDWDFLESVLMAFGFPQSVTRLIMTCVRTPKFSIALNVELHGFFASGRGLR, from the exons GATGCAGTCGTGATAGGCGTTCGAGAGGATGAAGCAGAGCGAG CGAAAGGGTATGACCTTACCTTTGTTCCTCCTTCGTGTGAGGATGATGTCTCTGTGGTGGATGTCCCTGAAGAAGTGCTGGATGTGGTGGATCCCAAATGGCATGAGTGCCTGGTTGGGTATTATGTAGGAAGGAGTTTGCCGTTCCAGCTCACGGAGCACACGCTCAAGCTTTATTGGGGACCGAAGCTTATTGAGGTCTTCGCCGATGACCagggcttctttttcttccgcatCCCTGACCCTGAGTTCCGAAGGAAGATTTTGGAAGATGGACCTATAACGGTTGCAAGG ATAGCCCCGGCAATTAGCGCCATAGCGAGTACTGTTGGCAAGCCTTTGTTTGTTGATCAACGCACGGAGCAAACTCAAAGGATCTCTTTCGCAAGAGTTTGTGTGGAGCTTCAAGTTAATCAGCCGAGGATCCCCTCGGCAAG CCTCTTTAGTTGGTCCGAAGGCGGTGCAAGGCCAGCA ACAGCAGCAGCTCTTAAGAGCTTGCCATCAACCTCTACCCGGAGGGCTCAAAGTGGACTTCGAGCCCTCATCAAGGTGGATGCTCCTGACTCAACAGTGGAGGAAGACCCCATTAGCCATCCAGATGCAGACTTGGGGAGTGGAGCGGAGTTGAATGGGTCTATCAACCACTTAGATAGCTCAGATGATGATCTTCTCTTGCCTTGTCTATCGCCGAAGGTTCCTCCAACTAGGAGTGGTGAGGAGACTACCCAGGACAAGCTCTTGGCGCTCTCCCCTGTCCCACCTCCTCCATCGGCTCGTGCGGCTCCCCTTCCGAGCCGTCGCAAAACACCGAAAAGGAG GCAAGCGGAGATTCGTAACCTCATTATTTTGAACCACCTGTGCTGTATTGGTTTGGTGGAAACTAAGGTGCCACAGGATCGCTTCAACTCCATCTCCGAAGGTCTATTGAGGGATTGGTGTTGGATTGCAAACTATGACTTCTCCCCCAAGGGTAGAATTTGGGTTGGTTGGGACCCCGTGAGGGTTAAGTTTGAAGCCTTCTCAGTCACCAAGCAAGCGATTCATGGGAACTTTGAGAGCCTGGTCTCTGGGGTGGCTTGTtgtgtattttttatttatggagaACACTCTTTTTCGCTGAGGAGACCTCTTTGGGAGGATATCATTCTTAGAAGCATCCATCTCCGGGACACTCCTTGGCTTGTCTTGGGGGATTTCAATGCTATTAAGGATCCATCGGACTGTGTCGGTGGCTCCGAAGATTGGCTcccttgttttgaagagtttgGACAGTGCTTGGAGCAAGCCGAGCTGGAAGACTTGAGGTTTGTTGGTTTTAGATACACTTGGATTACGTCTTCAGGGCCTTCTAGGAAAGCAAGAAAGATTGACAGGGTTCTAGTGAACGCCAAGTGGAGCCTGGATCTCTCTTACTCGGAAGCCTCCTTCCTAGCGCCGGGAATCTCGGATCACTCGCCTATGGTGGTGAAGGTGCTTAATCCGACTCATCGGAGGAAGCCCTTCAAGTCCTTCGACTTCTGGATGAAGCACCCGGAGTTCAATGAGATTGTCTCGCAAGTGTGGGATGCGCCGGGGGGTGGTGTTCCTATGTATAGGTTTGTGTCTAAGCTCAAGGCTCTTAAATGTCGGCTCAAGCAGCTCAATAGAGATTCCTTCTCTAATATCTCTGCCAAAACTCTTAATGCGCGGAAGATGTTGGAGGCCACTCAAGCAGACTTGCAGCTAAATCCCTTTTCTACTGACCTTACTAAGATGGAAAAAAACCAAAGACGTATCTTTGCAGAGTTGCATTCCTCGAAGGAGTCATTCTTCAAGCAGAAGTCCAGGGTCAGATGGCTCAGGGAGGGAGACCGTAATACCAAGTTCTTCCACCAATATATCAACAAAAGACATTTGAGGAACAAAGTCCTTTCCATCCTCGACTCTTCGGGGAACCTG CCGGTTACAAAGTTGGAGATCCGGGACACTATCTTCTCCTTGCCTAAGGGAAAGGCTCCTGGTCTTGATGGTTTCATAGCGGAGTTCTTCAAAGAAAACTGGGACACAGTTGGTCCTTTAGTAACGGCTGCAGTGATGGATTTTTTCACCTCCGGAAAACTCTTGAGAGAGATTAACAATACCATCTTGGTGATGGTTCCTAAAGTGCTCAACGCCACTTCTGTGGAGGATTATAGGCCTATCGCCTGCTGCAACACTATTTACAAGTGCATTACAAAGGTGCTAGCTAATCGGGTGGCCTTAGCTTTGAAGAGCACGATAGGCCCTTTTCAGACTGCGTTTGTAAAAGGCAGGCGGATCAAGGACAATATCTTGCTAGCTCAGAAGCTGTTCTCTAGCTTCCACCTTGAGCCTTATCTCCTTAAATGTGCGATAAAGGTGGACTTCAGGAAAGCCTATGATACTGTGGATTGGGACTTCCTCGAAAGTGTGTTGATGGCCTTTGGCTTCCCTCAGTCTGTGACTCGACTTATTATGACTTGTGTTCGCacacctaaattttcaattgctttgaatgtaGAGCTCCACGGTTTCTTTGCGAGCGGTCGAGGGCTCCGCTAA